A portion of the Drosophila sechellia strain sech25 chromosome 2R, ASM438219v1, whole genome shotgun sequence genome contains these proteins:
- the LOC6608710 gene encoding uncharacterized protein DDB_G0288805 isoform X1, giving the protein MLPQLTVYAKIIYLLMVVISGALCTVEDYVIMSQCAHNKAIHLAAEGTVSVTDTSQIQNITIVGFPDYLNNEFKIALYAKETQRYLCFNDNWRLVGMRELRDTCYFNETIVHGYFVFRSVVDLQRRVGFTHRGKPVGPKKSVNDACYMFNKIEAEQFFRHHHNNGNSGNNNGNGNGSGNGSNNSRKPPRNNKNNRHKSNNQNQKLQQQQEQHGHNNNNNNNVILNNSNTSLSSTNKKQLAINRQRQQQQQHQVRHHHNDPSLLLRRQQHEKKQKRRKQQKQQQQQHQQRVSASPTNPMPATPTATPAATATVAATSPATATRSTTAALSSKRKGRRRKAKVRPKAQQQQQLQLLATAATSSYTDDTLYGSSSSSSSTGFEDLDIYNSSSSGSSSSLEPWSTWSTIDSFSGSSTTATSDDSISSSSSNYDAWATYITEMEAEASAMTPEMGGNDTELLQYEAELVDDPEAESTATIETKATSATAATAATTTSTASSQLVIEQTPLARSNISNKRSSSTTKATPTATSQTEKAQSTQQPSRHRSNSREDHPDNSDMLLAGENEVKPQQPRKLLWTVQPPLATRGSTLATLVATPEQQHTSTTATANTTPEQHVAPSLFSVDKNINSNLNNTLTEASPTAASTSSITAATTMKRPIRKFTKKLMATPYHQLTYVRNAGGDIDIDNLDNISVYPVLYNGDLEGNGGGNSSDGGFSGFLPTSTTSHLTEPIRIGMNRIRPNKTLHWFTHQRFA; this is encoded by the exons AAAATATAACGATAGTCGGCTTCCCGGATTATCTGAACAACGAATTCAAAATAGCACTGTACGCAAAAGAAACTCAAAGATATTTGTGTTTCAACGACAATTGGAGATTAGTTGGCATG AGGGAGCTGCGAGATACCTGCTATTTCAACGAGACCATCGTGCACGGATATTTCGTGTTCCGTTCCGTTGTCGATCTGCAGCGACGTGTCGGGTTCACGCACCGAGGTAAGCCTGTGGGGCCCAAGAAGAGCGTCAACGATGCCTGCTACATGTTCAACAAGATCGAGGCCGAGCAGTTTTTCCGCCATCAccacaacaatggcaacagtggcaacaacaatggcaatggcaatggcagtggcaatggcagcaacaacagtcgcAAGCCCCcgcgcaacaacaaaaacaatcgCCACAAATCGAATAACCAAAATCAAAagttgcaacagcaacaggagcagcatggccataataataataataataataacgttattcttaataatagtAATACTAGTTTAAGTAGCACTAACAAAAAGCAATTAGCGATAAACAGGCAgaggcagcaacagcagcaacatcaggtGCGACATCATCACAATGATCcatcgctgctgctgcgacgaCAGCAACACGAGAAGAAGCAGAAGCGGCGCAAgcaacagaagcagcagcaacaacaacaccaacaacgaGTATCAGCTAGTCCAACGAATCCGATGCCTGCAACACCcacagcaacaccagcagcaacagcaaccgtTGCAGCCACATCcccggcaacagcaacacgaTCGACAACAGCAGCATTGAGCAGCAAGCGCAAGGGCCGGCGAAGAAAGGCCAAGGTCAGGCCAAAggcgcaacagcaacaacagttgCAGCTACTTGCcacggcagcaacatcatcCTATACCGACGACACCCTGtacggcagcagcagtagcagcagcagcacgggTTTCGAGGATTTGGACATCTAcaatagcagcagcagtggcagcagctccagcttgGAGCCCTGGTCCACTTGGTCCACGATCGATAGCTTTAGCGGCAGcagcacaacagcaacatctgACGACAGTattagcagcagcagcagcaactacgACGCCTGGGCCACCTACATCACCGAAATGGAGGCCGAGGCATCGGCCATGACGCCCGAGATGGGCGGCAACGACACCGAGTTGCTGCAGTACGAGGCCGAGTTGGTGGACGATCCGGAGGCGGAGTCCACGGCGACAATTGAAACCaaagcaacatcagcaacagcgGCAACGGCGGCCACAACTACCTCGACAGCGAGCTCCCAGCTGGTGATAGAGCAGACGCCGCTGGCCAggagcaacatcagcaacaagcgcagcagcagcaccacgaAAGCAACACCAACGGCAACGAGTCAGACTGAAAAAGCACAGAGCACGCAACAGCCAAGCAGGCatcgcagcaacagcagggaAGATCACCCGGATAATTCCGACATGTTGCTGGCGGGCGAGAACGAAGTGAAGCCACAACAGCCACGCAAGTTGCTGTGGACAGTGCAACCACCGCTCGCAACACGTGGCAGCACGCTAGCAACATTGGTGGCAACACCAGAGCAGCAACACACCAGCACGACAGCAACAGCGAACACGACACCGGAGCAACATGTTGCACCTTCACTCTTCAGCGTGGACAAGAACATCAATAGCAACCTGAACAACACGCTAACTGAGGCTTCTCCCACGGCAGCGTCAACATCCAGCATCACGGCCGCAACAACCATGAAGAGACCCATCCGGAAGTTTACCAAGAAGCTAATGGCCACGCCTTACCACCAGCTGACATATGTGCGTAATGCGGGCGGAGATATCGACATCGATAACCTGGACAACATCAGCGTTTATCCTGTTCTCTACAATGGCGACCTGGAGGGGAATGGCGGAGGCAACAGCTCCGACGGCGGCTTCAGCGGGTTCCTTCCCACCTCGACCACCTCACATCTCACGGAACCGATTCGCATCGGCATGAACAGGATAAGGCCGAATAAGACACTGCATTGGTTTACTCACCAAAGATTTGCGTAG
- the LOC6608710 gene encoding uncharacterized protein DDB_G0288805 isoform X2, producing MSNQLERLLFFIVVISGALCTVEDYVIMSQCAHNKAIHLAAEGTVSVTDTSQIQNITIVGFPDYLNNEFKIALYAKETQRYLCFNDNWRLVGMRELRDTCYFNETIVHGYFVFRSVVDLQRRVGFTHRGKPVGPKKSVNDACYMFNKIEAEQFFRHHHNNGNSGNNNGNGNGSGNGSNNSRKPPRNNKNNRHKSNNQNQKLQQQQEQHGHNNNNNNNVILNNSNTSLSSTNKKQLAINRQRQQQQQHQVRHHHNDPSLLLRRQQHEKKQKRRKQQKQQQQQHQQRVSASPTNPMPATPTATPAATATVAATSPATATRSTTAALSSKRKGRRRKAKVRPKAQQQQQLQLLATAATSSYTDDTLYGSSSSSSSTGFEDLDIYNSSSSGSSSSLEPWSTWSTIDSFSGSSTTATSDDSISSSSSNYDAWATYITEMEAEASAMTPEMGGNDTELLQYEAELVDDPEAESTATIETKATSATAATAATTTSTASSQLVIEQTPLARSNISNKRSSSTTKATPTATSQTEKAQSTQQPSRHRSNSREDHPDNSDMLLAGENEVKPQQPRKLLWTVQPPLATRGSTLATLVATPEQQHTSTTATANTTPEQHVAPSLFSVDKNINSNLNNTLTEASPTAASTSSITAATTMKRPIRKFTKKLMATPYHQLTYVRNAGGDIDIDNLDNISVYPVLYNGDLEGNGGGNSSDGGFSGFLPTSTTSHLTEPIRIGMNRIRPNKTLHWFTHQRFA from the exons AAAATATAACGATAGTCGGCTTCCCGGATTATCTGAACAACGAATTCAAAATAGCACTGTACGCAAAAGAAACTCAAAGATATTTGTGTTTCAACGACAATTGGAGATTAGTTGGCATG AGGGAGCTGCGAGATACCTGCTATTTCAACGAGACCATCGTGCACGGATATTTCGTGTTCCGTTCCGTTGTCGATCTGCAGCGACGTGTCGGGTTCACGCACCGAGGTAAGCCTGTGGGGCCCAAGAAGAGCGTCAACGATGCCTGCTACATGTTCAACAAGATCGAGGCCGAGCAGTTTTTCCGCCATCAccacaacaatggcaacagtggcaacaacaatggcaatggcaatggcagtggcaatggcagcaacaacagtcgcAAGCCCCcgcgcaacaacaaaaacaatcgCCACAAATCGAATAACCAAAATCAAAagttgcaacagcaacaggagcagcatggccataataataataataataataacgttattcttaataatagtAATACTAGTTTAAGTAGCACTAACAAAAAGCAATTAGCGATAAACAGGCAgaggcagcaacagcagcaacatcaggtGCGACATCATCACAATGATCcatcgctgctgctgcgacgaCAGCAACACGAGAAGAAGCAGAAGCGGCGCAAgcaacagaagcagcagcaacaacaacaccaacaacgaGTATCAGCTAGTCCAACGAATCCGATGCCTGCAACACCcacagcaacaccagcagcaacagcaaccgtTGCAGCCACATCcccggcaacagcaacacgaTCGACAACAGCAGCATTGAGCAGCAAGCGCAAGGGCCGGCGAAGAAAGGCCAAGGTCAGGCCAAAggcgcaacagcaacaacagttgCAGCTACTTGCcacggcagcaacatcatcCTATACCGACGACACCCTGtacggcagcagcagtagcagcagcagcacgggTTTCGAGGATTTGGACATCTAcaatagcagcagcagtggcagcagctccagcttgGAGCCCTGGTCCACTTGGTCCACGATCGATAGCTTTAGCGGCAGcagcacaacagcaacatctgACGACAGTattagcagcagcagcagcaactacgACGCCTGGGCCACCTACATCACCGAAATGGAGGCCGAGGCATCGGCCATGACGCCCGAGATGGGCGGCAACGACACCGAGTTGCTGCAGTACGAGGCCGAGTTGGTGGACGATCCGGAGGCGGAGTCCACGGCGACAATTGAAACCaaagcaacatcagcaacagcgGCAACGGCGGCCACAACTACCTCGACAGCGAGCTCCCAGCTGGTGATAGAGCAGACGCCGCTGGCCAggagcaacatcagcaacaagcgcagcagcagcaccacgaAAGCAACACCAACGGCAACGAGTCAGACTGAAAAAGCACAGAGCACGCAACAGCCAAGCAGGCatcgcagcaacagcagggaAGATCACCCGGATAATTCCGACATGTTGCTGGCGGGCGAGAACGAAGTGAAGCCACAACAGCCACGCAAGTTGCTGTGGACAGTGCAACCACCGCTCGCAACACGTGGCAGCACGCTAGCAACATTGGTGGCAACACCAGAGCAGCAACACACCAGCACGACAGCAACAGCGAACACGACACCGGAGCAACATGTTGCACCTTCACTCTTCAGCGTGGACAAGAACATCAATAGCAACCTGAACAACACGCTAACTGAGGCTTCTCCCACGGCAGCGTCAACATCCAGCATCACGGCCGCAACAACCATGAAGAGACCCATCCGGAAGTTTACCAAGAAGCTAATGGCCACGCCTTACCACCAGCTGACATATGTGCGTAATGCGGGCGGAGATATCGACATCGATAACCTGGACAACATCAGCGTTTATCCTGTTCTCTACAATGGCGACCTGGAGGGGAATGGCGGAGGCAACAGCTCCGACGGCGGCTTCAGCGGGTTCCTTCCCACCTCGACCACCTCACATCTCACGGAACCGATTCGCATCGGCATGAACAGGATAAGGCCGAATAAGACACTGCATTGGTTTACTCACCAAAGATTTGCGTAG